A section of the Mycolicibacterium anyangense genome encodes:
- a CDS encoding PaaI family thioesterase, translated as MQPDQSLTEQITFEAPFDNQLGLTYTELTGDGAKAQLEVTPNLLQPKGIVHGGVYCAVIESMASSSAYTWLAANGGGNVVGVNNNTDFLRAIGSGTVYGVSEPIHRGRRQQLWLVTIRDDNDRLLARGQVRLQNLEADPQQ; from the coding sequence GTGCAACCAGATCAGTCGTTGACCGAGCAGATCACCTTCGAAGCCCCCTTCGACAACCAACTCGGGCTGACGTACACCGAGCTCACCGGTGATGGTGCCAAGGCGCAGCTCGAGGTGACGCCCAACCTGCTGCAACCAAAGGGCATCGTGCACGGCGGTGTCTACTGTGCGGTGATCGAGTCGATGGCCAGCTCATCGGCTTACACGTGGCTGGCCGCCAACGGCGGCGGCAACGTCGTCGGCGTGAACAACAACACCGACTTTCTGCGGGCCATCGGTTCGGGCACGGTCTACGGCGTCTCCGAACCGATCCACCGGGGCCGGCGTCAGCAGCTGTGGCTGGTCACCATCCGTGACGACAACGACCGTCTGCTGGCGCGCGGCCAGGTTCGGCTGCAGAACCTGGAAGCCGATCCGCAGCAGTAG
- a CDS encoding hemolysin family protein has protein sequence MGGDIFGVLLTMALLAANAFFVGSEFALISARRDRLEALAEQGKKSAVTVLRAGEQLSLMLAGAQLGITVCSILLGRVGEPAVAHLLEKPFDLVGVPDAVLHTVSFLVALGIVVTLHVLLGEMVPKNIAIAGPEKTAMLVVPFYLVYVRIARPFIAFYNWAANATLHLFGVEAKDELDVTVSTVELAEMIAESSSEGLLDPEEHLRLTRALQIRNRVVNDIAVPLAQVRAVPVAGPGQGPTVSAVTEALTDTGYSRFPVVGADGSLIGYLHIKDVLSQIDDPQTVLDTAVVRPLPQLPSDMPLPDALSRLRADNSHLAMVIAPDGRVCAMAALEDLVEDLVGTVRDGTHRA, from the coding sequence ATGGGCGGTGACATCTTCGGCGTGCTGCTGACCATGGCGCTGCTGGCGGCCAATGCGTTCTTCGTCGGTTCGGAGTTCGCGTTGATCTCCGCGCGGCGCGACCGCCTGGAAGCACTCGCCGAGCAGGGCAAGAAGAGCGCGGTGACGGTCCTGCGGGCCGGTGAGCAGCTGTCGCTGATGCTGGCCGGCGCCCAGTTGGGCATCACGGTGTGCTCGATCCTGCTCGGCCGCGTCGGCGAACCTGCCGTCGCGCACCTGCTGGAGAAGCCGTTCGACCTCGTCGGGGTGCCCGACGCCGTCCTGCACACCGTCTCGTTCCTGGTGGCGCTGGGGATCGTGGTGACGCTGCACGTGCTGCTCGGCGAGATGGTCCCCAAGAACATCGCCATCGCCGGACCGGAGAAGACGGCCATGCTGGTGGTGCCGTTCTACCTGGTCTACGTCCGGATCGCCCGGCCGTTCATCGCGTTCTACAACTGGGCAGCCAACGCCACGCTGCACCTGTTCGGCGTCGAGGCCAAGGACGAACTCGACGTGACGGTCTCCACCGTCGAATTGGCCGAGATGATCGCCGAATCCAGTTCCGAGGGGCTGCTGGACCCCGAGGAACACCTGCGCCTGACCCGGGCCCTGCAGATCCGTAACCGGGTGGTCAACGACATCGCCGTCCCATTGGCCCAGGTGCGGGCGGTCCCGGTCGCCGGGCCAGGTCAAGGGCCGACGGTGAGCGCAGTGACCGAGGCGCTGACCGATACCGGGTACTCCCGCTTCCCCGTCGTCGGCGCGGACGGCTCGCTGATCGGCTACCTGCACATCAAGGACGTGCTGTCCCAGATCGACGATCCGCAGACGGTGCTGGACACCGCGGTGGTGCGTCCGCTGCCGCAGCTGCCGTCGGACATGCCGCTGCCCGACGCGCTGTCACGGCTGCGTGCCGACAACAGCCACCTGGCCATGGTGATCGCCCCCGACGGCCGGGTCTGCGCGATGGCGGCGCTGGAGGATCTGGTGGAAGACCTCGTTGGCACGGTGCGCGACGGAACCCACCGTGCGTGA
- a CDS encoding M56 family metallopeptidase, producing the protein MSALAFALLALTLVGPVPAVLARASWTLRAPRAAIVLWQSIAVAAVLSAFSAGLAIASRLFVPGPDGRPTATVTSEIAALGWPLWLLYVAVFAVTLLIGARLMVAAVQVAIATRRRRAHHRMVVDLLGNCPDRSSGLRVLHVDEPLAYCLPGVRSRVVLSEGTLSTLTDSELVAILSHERAHLRARHDLVLEAFIAVHTAFPRFVRSGSALTAVQLLVELLADDAAVRSAGPTPLARALVACASARTPSGALAAGGPTTVIRVRRLCGGPNSAWLALAAYTAAAAILVLPTVAVAVPWLTELHRLFFT; encoded by the coding sequence GTGTCCGCGCTGGCCTTCGCTCTCCTAGCGCTAACACTGGTCGGCCCGGTGCCGGCGGTGTTGGCGCGGGCGTCGTGGACCTTGCGCGCCCCACGGGCCGCCATCGTGCTGTGGCAGTCGATCGCCGTCGCGGCCGTGCTGTCCGCGTTCAGTGCCGGCCTCGCCATCGCCAGCAGGTTGTTCGTCCCCGGCCCCGACGGTCGACCGACGGCCACCGTCACCAGCGAGATCGCCGCCCTGGGCTGGCCGCTGTGGCTGCTCTACGTGGCGGTGTTCGCGGTGACCCTGCTCATCGGTGCCCGCCTGATGGTGGCTGCAGTGCAGGTGGCCATCGCCACCCGCAGGCGCCGCGCCCACCACCGGATGGTCGTCGACCTGCTAGGTAACTGTCCGGACCGCTCGAGCGGTCTGCGAGTCCTGCACGTCGACGAACCGCTGGCCTACTGCCTGCCTGGGGTGCGCAGTCGCGTGGTGCTCAGCGAGGGCACGCTGTCGACGCTCACCGACTCCGAACTCGTCGCAATCCTCAGCCATGAGCGCGCCCACCTGCGCGCCCGCCATGACCTGGTGCTGGAAGCGTTCATCGCGGTGCACACCGCCTTTCCCCGCTTCGTCCGCAGCGGCAGCGCCCTGACCGCCGTGCAGTTGCTGGTCGAGCTGCTTGCCGATGACGCTGCCGTCCGCAGCGCCGGCCCCACTCCCCTGGCCCGCGCGCTCGTTGCCTGCGCATCGGCCCGCACCCCGTCCGGCGCGCTGGCCGCCGGTGGCCCCACCACGGTGATCCGGGTACGCCGGCTGTGTGGCGGACCCAACAGCGCATGGCTGGCACTGGCCGCTTACACCGCAGCCGCCGCGATCCTCGTCCTTCCCACCGTCGCCGTCGCGGTGCCGTGGCTGACCGAGTTGCACCGATTGTTCTTCACCTAG
- a CDS encoding urease subunit gamma, producing the protein MRLTPHETDRLLISYAADLARRRQARGLRLNHPETVAIITDHILEGARDGRTVAELMVSGREVLTRDDVMEGVPEMLHDVQVEATFPDGTKLVTVHHPIP; encoded by the coding sequence ATGCGCCTGACACCGCATGAAACCGACCGGCTGCTGATCTCGTACGCGGCCGACCTCGCCCGCCGCCGACAGGCCCGCGGTCTGAGACTCAACCACCCCGAGACGGTCGCGATCATCACCGACCACATTCTCGAGGGCGCCCGCGACGGTCGCACCGTGGCCGAGCTGATGGTCAGCGGGCGCGAGGTACTCACCCGTGACGACGTCATGGAGGGCGTGCCCGAGATGCTGCATGACGTGCAGGTCGAGGCCACGTTCCCGGACGGCACCAAACTCGTCACCGTCCACCATCCGATTCCGTGA
- a CDS encoding 3-methyladenine DNA glycosylase has translation MREVVLDQHDWLARAAAHRADVEALTDDHQRRARRGEAHPVWDFLFTYYSLRPRQLRVWHPGYRTTLAGAAAREYLDRAGYECTAAGVTVSAEYLLGRLDAVHFVAGLLRATADRAPQYTCFGMHEWAMVYRTDDVRHGAVPLRLGPAGTDAVVESMPLRCSHFDAFRFFTPAAVPRNQVAPTRTTQGDWEQPGCLHANMDLYKWSYKLAPLVGSDLVLDCLRLAADARELDMRASPYDLSAFGFDPIRVEDPAGRAEYVRRQSVVAQRAAPLRAALLERCEQLETAATAQEGTLLTGKLNGLS, from the coding sequence GTGCGTGAGGTCGTTCTCGACCAACACGACTGGCTGGCCAGGGCCGCCGCCCACCGAGCCGACGTCGAGGCGCTGACCGACGATCACCAGCGCCGCGCCCGACGTGGCGAAGCTCACCCGGTCTGGGATTTCCTGTTCACCTACTACAGCCTGCGCCCGCGCCAACTCCGGGTGTGGCATCCCGGTTACCGCACCACGCTGGCCGGCGCCGCGGCCCGCGAGTACCTCGACCGGGCGGGCTACGAATGCACCGCGGCCGGAGTGACGGTGAGCGCCGAGTATCTGCTGGGCCGCCTGGACGCGGTGCACTTCGTCGCCGGGCTGTTGCGCGCCACCGCCGATCGGGCCCCGCAGTACACCTGCTTCGGCATGCACGAGTGGGCGATGGTCTACCGCACCGACGACGTCCGGCACGGCGCGGTGCCGCTGCGGTTGGGCCCCGCGGGCACCGACGCGGTCGTGGAGTCAATGCCATTGCGCTGCAGCCACTTCGATGCGTTTCGCTTCTTCACCCCGGCCGCCGTCCCCCGCAACCAGGTGGCACCGACCCGGACCACCCAGGGCGATTGGGAGCAGCCGGGCTGCCTGCACGCCAACATGGACCTCTACAAGTGGTCCTACAAACTGGCGCCGCTGGTGGGATCAGACCTGGTGCTGGACTGTCTTCGGCTGGCGGCCGATGCGCGCGAACTCGACATGCGGGCCAGCCCGTACGATCTGAGCGCGTTCGGATTCGACCCGATTCGCGTGGAAGACCCCGCCGGGCGGGCGGAATACGTCCGCCGCCAGAGCGTTGTCGCCCAGCGCGCCGCACCACTGCGGGCCGCACTGCTCGAACGCTGTGAGCAGCTGGAAACGGCTGCCACAGCGCAAGAGGGCACGTTACTGACGGGTAAGCTGAATGGATTGTCGTGA
- a CDS encoding GuaB1 family IMP dehydrogenase-related protein produces the protein MRFLDGHRPPYDLTYDDVFIVPNSSDVASRFDVDLSTADGTGTTIPVVVANMTAVAGRRMAETVARRGGIVVLPQDLPIEAVKQTVDFVKSRDLIADTPVTLGPEDSVSDAVALIHKRAHGAAVVVADGKPIGLVTEAATSGVDRFARVRDIAVTDFVTAPVHTDPKQVFALLEHAPVDVAVLTGADGSLAGVLTRIGAIRAGIYRPAVDASGRLRIAAAVGINGDVAAKAGALAEAGVDVLVVDTAHGHQRKMLDAIKAVSSLGLGIPLAAGNVVSAEGARDLITAGASIVKVGVGPGAMCTTRMMTGVGRPQFSAVLECSTAARQLGGHVWADGGVRHPRDVALALAAGASNVMIGSWFAGTYESPGDLMHDRDNRPYKESYGMASKRAVAARTSGDSAFDRARKALFEEGISTSRMALDPNRGGVEDLLDHITSGVRSTCTYVGATTISELHERVVLGVQSAAGFAEGHPLPTGW, from the coding sequence GTGCGATTCCTCGACGGCCACCGGCCTCCGTACGACCTGACCTACGACGACGTCTTCATCGTCCCGAACTCCTCGGACGTCGCGTCCCGCTTCGATGTGGACTTGTCGACCGCCGACGGCACCGGCACCACCATCCCGGTGGTGGTGGCCAATATGACCGCGGTCGCCGGTCGGCGGATGGCCGAGACGGTGGCGCGCCGCGGCGGGATCGTGGTGCTCCCGCAGGACCTGCCGATCGAAGCGGTCAAGCAGACCGTGGACTTCGTCAAGAGCCGCGACCTGATCGCCGACACCCCGGTCACCCTGGGACCGGAGGACTCCGTCTCCGATGCGGTCGCGCTGATCCACAAGCGTGCCCACGGCGCCGCCGTGGTGGTTGCCGACGGTAAGCCGATCGGGCTGGTCACCGAGGCCGCCACCAGCGGGGTCGACCGCTTCGCCCGGGTGCGCGACATCGCGGTCACCGACTTCGTCACCGCACCGGTGCACACCGACCCCAAGCAGGTGTTCGCGCTGCTGGAGCACGCGCCCGTCGACGTGGCGGTTCTCACCGGCGCCGACGGCTCGCTGGCCGGTGTGCTGACCCGCATCGGCGCGATCCGCGCCGGCATCTACCGCCCTGCGGTCGACGCCTCGGGCCGGCTGCGGATCGCGGCGGCGGTGGGCATCAATGGTGACGTGGCCGCCAAGGCCGGGGCGCTGGCGGAGGCCGGGGTCGACGTGCTGGTCGTGGACACCGCCCACGGCCACCAGCGCAAGATGCTCGACGCCATCAAGGCGGTGTCATCGCTGGGCCTGGGCATCCCGCTGGCCGCGGGCAACGTGGTCTCCGCCGAGGGCGCGCGCGACCTGATCACCGCGGGCGCCTCGATCGTCAAGGTCGGCGTGGGCCCCGGCGCCATGTGCACCACCCGCATGATGACCGGCGTAGGCCGGCCGCAGTTCTCCGCCGTGCTCGAATGTTCAACGGCAGCAAGGCAACTCGGCGGACATGTGTGGGCCGACGGCGGGGTGCGGCATCCGCGTGACGTCGCACTGGCGCTAGCGGCGGGGGCCTCCAACGTGATGATCGGCTCCTGGTTCGCCGGTACCTACGAGTCGCCCGGCGACCTGATGCACGACCGCGACAACCGACCCTACAAGGAGAGCTACGGAATGGCCTCCAAGCGGGCGGTGGCGGCACGCACCAGCGGCGACAGCGCGTTCGACCGGGCCCGCAAGGCACTGTTCGAAGAGGGGATCTCCACCTCGCGGATGGCGCTGGATCCCAACCGCGGCGGCGTCGAGGACCTGCTGGACCACATCACCTCGGGGGTGCGCAGCACGTGCACCTACGTCGGTGCGACGACGATCTCCGAACTGCACGAACGCGTCGTCCTCGGGGTGCAGTCCGCGGCCGGATTCGCCGAAGGACACCCCCTGCCGACCGGCTGGTGA
- a CDS encoding BlaI/MecI/CopY family transcriptional regulator, with product MPKLNRLGELERAVMDHLWAAGEPLTVRQVHEALSAERDLAYTTVMTVLQRLARKNLVSQIRDDRAHQYAPVHGRDELVAGLMVDALDQAADSGDRRAALVHFVERVGADEADALRRALAELEAKHRTSQPAGGTPVA from the coding sequence ATGCCCAAGTTGAATCGTCTCGGCGAACTCGAACGCGCGGTGATGGACCACCTGTGGGCCGCCGGCGAGCCGCTGACCGTCCGACAGGTGCATGAGGCCCTCTCCGCGGAACGCGATCTGGCCTACACCACCGTGATGACGGTCCTGCAGCGGCTGGCGCGCAAGAACCTGGTGTCGCAGATCCGCGACGACCGCGCCCATCAGTACGCGCCCGTGCACGGCCGCGACGAACTCGTCGCCGGACTCATGGTCGACGCCCTGGACCAGGCTGCCGACTCCGGTGACCGCCGCGCCGCGCTGGTGCACTTCGTCGAGCGCGTGGGTGCCGACGAGGCCGACGCGCTGCGCCGTGCGCTGGCCGAATTGGAGGCCAAGCACCGGACATCCCAACCCGCTGGCGGCACGCCGGTCGCCTGA
- a CDS encoding iron reductase, which produces MTAAVADPLIRAMTIRRVLPVHESSRRLRRLTPDAPRVHGVALMADVSRRRWWPLESVIGSGRLAGMYDAAVVDLDNRRTAAAQVAAAFTHAVLGRVLTLLMLEGRAWDAGPDNLWMHVDSEGAIDWAGVVNPTLRVLPGDPAGTGVVRLPGEAALATWTAHRCHRSLAPLFDELQRLSAGASTATAMWQSVGAASVITATQVPLMSGASEVVCMRRAQALLDALAGFGLPVRALRRTAS; this is translated from the coding sequence GTGACCGCAGCGGTCGCCGATCCATTGATCAGAGCGATGACGATCCGCCGGGTGCTGCCCGTGCACGAGTCCAGCCGGCGGTTGCGGCGGCTGACTCCCGATGCGCCCCGGGTGCACGGCGTGGCCCTGATGGCCGATGTCTCTCGCCGGCGGTGGTGGCCACTGGAATCGGTGATCGGCAGCGGTCGACTGGCCGGCATGTACGACGCCGCCGTCGTCGATCTGGACAACCGCCGGACCGCGGCCGCCCAGGTCGCCGCGGCGTTCACCCACGCGGTGCTGGGCCGGGTCCTGACGCTGCTCATGCTCGAGGGCCGGGCCTGGGACGCCGGGCCGGACAACCTGTGGATGCACGTCGATTCCGAGGGTGCGATCGACTGGGCAGGCGTCGTCAACCCGACCCTTCGCGTGCTGCCCGGCGACCCGGCCGGCACCGGCGTGGTCCGACTGCCCGGCGAAGCTGCCCTGGCCACCTGGACCGCCCACCGCTGCCACCGGTCGCTGGCCCCGCTGTTCGACGAATTGCAGCGCCTCAGCGCCGGCGCCTCGACCGCCACCGCCATGTGGCAGTCGGTCGGTGCCGCCTCGGTGATCACCGCCACCCAGGTCCCGCTGATGTCCGGCGCCAGCGAGGTGGTCTGCATGCGCCGCGCCCAGGCGCTGCTCGACGCGCTGGCCGGTTTCGGGCTGCCGGTACGCGCCCTGCGTCGAACGGCGTCATAA
- the gndA gene encoding NADP-dependent phosphogluconate dehydrogenase — protein sequence MSSSHSSTNGTAQIGVTGLAVMGSNLARNFARHGYTVALHNRSVAKTDALLEQHGSEGNFVRSETIEEFLAALEKPRRVIIMVKAGDPTDAVINELADAMEPGDIIIDGGNALYTDTIRREKAIRERGLHFVGAGISGGEEGALNGPSIMPGGPAESYVSLGPLLEEISAHVDGVPCCTHIGPDGAGHFVKMVHNGIEYSDMQLIGEAYQLLRDGLGLTAPQIADIFAEWNSGDLDSYLIEITAEVLRQIDAKTGQPLVDVIVDEAEQKGTGRWTVKSALDLGVPVTGIAEAVFARALSGSVPQRKATTGLASGELGERPTDAAQFIDDVSKALYASKIIAYAQGFNQIQAGSAEYNWNITPGDMARIWRGGCIIRAKFLNRITEAFDESPDLATLIAAPYFRDAVEAGIDSWRRVVVKATELGIPIPGFASALSYYDALRTERLPAALTQGLRDFFGAHTYGRTDADPAARFHTLWSGDRSEVDA from the coding sequence ATGAGCTCGTCGCACAGCAGCACGAACGGCACCGCACAGATCGGCGTGACCGGCCTGGCCGTGATGGGCTCCAACCTGGCCCGCAACTTCGCCAGGCACGGCTACACCGTCGCCCTGCACAACCGCTCGGTGGCTAAGACCGACGCGCTGCTCGAGCAGCACGGCTCCGAGGGCAACTTCGTGCGCAGCGAGACCATCGAGGAGTTCCTGGCCGCGCTGGAGAAGCCGCGCCGGGTGATCATCATGGTCAAGGCCGGCGACCCGACCGACGCCGTCATCAACGAGCTGGCCGATGCCATGGAACCCGGCGACATCATCATCGACGGCGGCAATGCGCTCTACACCGACACGATCCGGCGTGAGAAGGCCATCCGCGAGCGCGGCCTGCACTTCGTCGGCGCCGGCATTTCCGGCGGCGAGGAGGGCGCCCTCAACGGGCCCTCGATCATGCCCGGCGGCCCCGCCGAGTCCTATGTCTCGCTGGGCCCGCTGTTGGAGGAGATCTCGGCGCACGTCGACGGCGTGCCCTGCTGCACCCATATCGGCCCCGACGGCGCCGGGCACTTCGTCAAGATGGTGCACAACGGCATCGAGTACTCCGACATGCAGCTCATCGGCGAGGCCTACCAGTTGCTGCGCGACGGCCTGGGTCTGACCGCCCCACAGATCGCCGACATCTTCGCCGAGTGGAACTCCGGCGACCTGGACAGCTACCTCATCGAGATCACCGCTGAGGTGTTGCGCCAGATCGACGCCAAGACCGGTCAGCCCCTGGTCGACGTGATCGTCGACGAGGCCGAGCAGAAGGGCACCGGCCGGTGGACGGTCAAGTCCGCCCTGGACCTCGGCGTGCCGGTGACCGGGATCGCCGAGGCGGTCTTCGCCCGCGCACTGTCCGGTTCGGTTCCGCAGCGTAAGGCGACGACCGGCCTCGCCTCCGGCGAACTGGGTGAACGGCCCACGGACGCAGCGCAATTCATCGACGATGTCAGCAAGGCGCTGTACGCGTCGAAGATCATCGCCTACGCGCAGGGCTTCAACCAGATCCAGGCCGGCAGTGCCGAGTACAACTGGAACATCACCCCCGGCGACATGGCGAGGATCTGGCGCGGGGGTTGCATCATCCGGGCCAAGTTCCTCAACCGGATCACCGAGGCCTTCGACGAGTCCCCCGACCTGGCCACGTTGATCGCGGCCCCGTACTTCCGGGACGCCGTCGAGGCCGGCATCGACAGCTGGCGCCGCGTCGTGGTGAAGGCCACCGAACTGGGTATCCCGATCCCCGGCTTCGCCTCCGCGCTGTCCTACTACGACGCGCTGCGCACCGAGCGGCTGCCGGCCGCACTGACCCAGGGGCTGCGCGACTTCTTCGGCGCGCACACCTACGGGCGCACCGACGCCGACCCGGCCGCCCGCTTCCACACCCTGTGGAGCGGCGACCGCAGCGAAGTCGACGCCTAG
- a CDS encoding hemolysin family protein, protein MNVLYTVLSLLAIVVLTIGTALFVAAEFSLTALERSTVDANARTGTRRDAMVQRAHRTLSFQLSGAQLGISITTLATGYLAEPVLARLLNPVLNALGIPADVVPGISLALAILIATSLSMVFGELVPKNLAVARPLPTARATAGFQLVFSTAMTPLIKATNGTANWILRRIGIEPAEELRSARSPEELGSLVRNSAERGALDEATAALVNRSLQFGSRIAEEFMTPRTEIEVLQADDTITDLVAAAAETGFSRFPVVDGDLDETIGIVHVKQVFAVPAEMRASTRLKVLAVPVPTVPSTLDGDALMTQVRANGLQTALVVDEYGGTAGMVTVEDLIEEIVGDVRDEHDDSTPDVQKTPLGWQVSGLLRIDEVDEATGFRAPEGEYETIGGLVLEKLGHIPELGESIELSAFDPDGPFDDPVRWRATVVAMDGRRIDQLALIELGREDAHAEAEATDGR, encoded by the coding sequence GTGAACGTCCTCTATACCGTGTTGAGCCTGTTGGCGATCGTCGTTCTGACCATCGGCACCGCCCTGTTCGTCGCTGCGGAGTTCTCGCTGACCGCGCTGGAACGCAGCACCGTCGACGCCAACGCGCGCACCGGCACCCGCCGCGACGCGATGGTCCAGCGCGCTCACCGCACGCTGTCCTTCCAGCTGTCCGGCGCGCAGCTCGGCATCTCGATCACCACGCTGGCCACCGGTTACCTGGCCGAGCCGGTGTTGGCCCGGCTGCTCAACCCCGTGCTGAACGCCCTCGGTATCCCGGCCGACGTCGTGCCGGGTATCTCGCTGGCGCTGGCCATCCTGATCGCCACGTCGCTGTCGATGGTGTTCGGCGAGCTGGTCCCCAAGAACCTGGCCGTTGCCCGGCCGCTGCCGACGGCCAGAGCCACCGCGGGATTCCAGCTGGTGTTCTCGACCGCGATGACACCGCTGATCAAGGCCACCAACGGCACCGCGAACTGGATCCTGCGCCGCATCGGCATCGAGCCGGCCGAGGAACTGCGCTCGGCGCGCTCCCCGGAGGAACTCGGGTCGTTGGTGCGCAACTCCGCCGAACGCGGCGCCCTCGACGAGGCCACCGCCGCCCTGGTCAACCGCTCGCTGCAGTTCGGCTCCCGCATCGCCGAGGAATTCATGACTCCGCGCACCGAGATCGAGGTGCTGCAGGCCGACGACACCATCACCGATCTGGTCGCCGCGGCCGCCGAGACCGGCTTCTCCCGGTTCCCCGTGGTCGACGGGGACCTCGACGAGACCATCGGCATCGTGCACGTCAAGCAGGTGTTCGCGGTACCCGCCGAGATGCGGGCCAGCACCCGGCTCAAGGTACTGGCGGTGCCGGTGCCCACCGTCCCGTCCACCCTCGACGGCGATGCCCTGATGACCCAGGTGCGGGCCAACGGCCTGCAGACGGCGCTGGTGGTCGACGAGTACGGCGGCACGGCCGGCATGGTCACCGTCGAGGACCTGATCGAGGAGATCGTCGGCGACGTCCGCGACGAGCACGACGACTCCACCCCCGACGTGCAGAAGACGCCGCTGGGCTGGCAGGTGTCGGGGCTGCTGCGCATCGACGAGGTCGACGAGGCCACCGGCTTTCGGGCCCCTGAGGGTGAATACGAGACCATCGGTGGGTTGGTGTTGGAGAAACTCGGCCACATTCCCGAACTCGGCGAGTCCATCGAACTGTCGGCCTTCGACCCCGACGGCCCGTTCGACGATCCGGTGCGCTGGCGCGCCACCGTGGTCGCGATGGACGGCCGCCGCATCGACCAGTTGGCGCTGATCGAACTGGGCCGCGAGGACGCCCATGCCGAGGCGGAGGCCACCGATGGGCGGTGA